The following is a genomic window from Haliaeetus albicilla chromosome 13, bHalAlb1.1, whole genome shotgun sequence.
ctgtgggtgctgtgcCACACTTTGCTCCCCTCCAGATCCCCGCTGTgtccagccccttccccagcatggCAGGTGGGGGAAATGGAGAGCCCAAACAATAGCTTCCTCATCTCTAGGATATGGAGGCACAAGGCTGGGAGATAGGACACTGGGGTTGTCTTCCCTGAGGTGGTGTGCCTGCATCCCCTTCTCCAGATGACAGAGCTGGGCAGAGCCAGACTCCAAGAGTCATGCTGGGGCTAGCATCTGGGGGTGTAACCAACGCTTCCTCTGTCCCCAGCTCTTACTTACTTGGGCCCGAAGCACATGCAAAGGCTGGCCAGGTAACCATtggagatggagaagaagaTCATAAAGATGATGAACCAGGCGTCATGAGAGAATATGACAGGCAGGTAGTCACGGGGGTGCACGTTGCACAGCATGAAAAGAGGGATAAATATAACACGGAGGGCCACCATCactggcaggaggcagctgtCCTTCCCaggctgggagaaaaacacaggtCACTGAGCAGTGAGAAGTGGCCATTCCCCATCCCACGGCATGCTGGCAGGGGCTATACAGAGGCTGTCCTTGCTGcaccagggctgcagaggagcCACAGAGATGGCAAAGTTGCTGAGAGACTTTCTCTGCTGCAACAAATCTCAGCATCACCACCTGCTCTAGTAAGGGGGTCCTACTAGGTCTGAAAGTCCTATCCCAGCCGACTTGGACAGCAGCAGCACTAGAGCCAAAATACCGAGCTGAGCTTTTGAGCAACTGCTAAACCCTTGCTGGAAACaacaggcaggcaggagagccTTGTGCACACTCACGCAATCTCCTGCAGCGAACCACCATGCAGGACAAGGCTGGCTGAGGTAAATCCCCTCTGGCACCTCAGGGCCTGCAAACTGGGCTTTAACCAGCTCTTCAGCCTCCTACACCTTCCGCCAGCCAAGTGGGGCAACATCCAGCAATCTGGGAAAGGGATTATGCTGGGGCTGTTTTGGACAGTGCTGGGAAAGGCACAGACCAAGTTACGGTCTCCTCGGATCCTAACAGAGTCCCTGACGTGAGGCTGGGCCAAAGAAGGAGGCATCGTCCCCCTGTGTTGTCCCTGCAACTAGGACCGAGGCAGGCCCCGGTACAAGACGTGCCCGGCTCCATCTAGGGTCCCCTCGATGAGGTGCCAGGTTCACAGATGACAGGGCTCACTGGTCTGGGGTCAGGAGAGACACACAGCTGCCttgggagctgctgggctgcCATAGCCATGGGACACTTCATGAGCACAGGGGGAAGCTGAGGTTAGGCCAGCTGCCATGTCTGTGGGCAAACTGGCAAGAGCAGCAGCCTCTCCTGCTTGCGGAGGAGAAAAGGAGCGAGCGGGGCCCCAACCAGGGAAATGAGGCCAAAACCGCAGGCAGTCAGACTTTCCACACAGCCTTGTTTTGGAAACATCTACTCTTGGGTCATCCCACCACAGAGGCTGCAGCCTGGACACCAGGCAATGAGGCTCATGGCCAAGGCCAAGGGCACCAGCAGTGATGGCCAGGGCAGAAGCAGCTCCAGGCTGTGGGGAAGCCAGGCCTGGACAGACCCCACAGCACATGGTGCTGAGGAGCTTCTCTAGACAAACAGCCTGAACAATATGGGGAAAACGGCACTTGGAGGGTGGGTGAAGGAGCAGGAAGAGACAGATGGGACAGCCCCCTTCCTCACCCACCCCCATCACAGCTCCCATCactcagccccagcagctctgaGCAGGGGAGATGAGAGCGAGGAGACACAGTAGGGGACAGCTCTGGGACCCACATGGCAttgctctgccctgctcccaggACAAGGCTCTTTAAAGCatctgtgtcctgtgccaaggCCAGAGGTTTTATTTTAGGCTGCCCTGTCTTTCACCCTTTTTCCCTGCCGCCATCCCGTCTCACTGTTTGCATAGCTGGAGTGAAGGTTTGTTTACAAAGAGGCTGAAATGGAGGAGGCAGCTTCATCCAAGCTGTGCTGAAAGAGAGGTAGGAGGAGGACAGGACAACATTGTGGTTCTCGGCTCTGACCCATAAATCTCTGCTTAGGACTTAAAGCCAAGGCAGGAATCATCTCTGCACCTCCTTCCTGCTCCAAGCCATGGATGGCAGCCCCAATTGCAGCTGTCGCAAAGGGGCCTGGGGATGGAGACTGCCTGGGCGTTTGCTCCCTGCCCCATGCTTACCCATGTGAAGAGAGCAGTGAGACTCCGTCCCGTCCAGTCAAAGATATTAaagaggaggaagcaggagaCAGGGATGAAGTAGAGACCTGCAGAAGGGGGAGAAGGTCAGTGACGAGCCCAGGGTGACCCAGGGCCTCCCACCAACTGCACGGAGACTGTCTTTCAGGTCTAGGTCCTCCTGGTTTCCCACTAAGGGCTGGAATGGTCTCCCAGCCAGGCCAGTGTCTGCATCCGAACCATCATGCACAGTGGTTTCCTCTTCCCCTCAGGCATGCTGTATTggatttgtgtggcaaggttttggtagtgggggacctacaggagtggcttctgtgagaagctgctagaagcttccacTATGTCCGACAGAGCGAATACCAGCCAGCAataagacagacccgccgccggccaagactgagcccatcagcgatagtggtagcgcctctgtgataacatatttaagaaaggaaaaaagttgcaacaggcacagaaactgcagccagggagaggagggagaacatgtaagagaaacaaccctgcagaccccaaggtcagtgaagaaggagggggaggaggtgctccaggcaccggagcagagattcccctgcagcccatggggaagaccatggtgaggcaggctgtccccctgcaacccatggaggtccatggtggagcaggtatcgacctgcagcccgtggaggaccccacactggagcaggtgggtgcccaaaggaggctgtgaccctgtggaaagcccacactggagcaggtttgctggcaggacttgttaccccacaggggacccatgctggagcagtctgttcctgaaggactgaaccctgtggaagggacccatgttggaacagttcatgaagaactgcagcctgtggaaagaactcacgttggagaagttcgtggaggactgtctcctatGGGAGGGacctcacgctggagcaggggaagagtgaggagtcctcctcctgaggaggaaggatcGGCAGAGACagtgtgtgatgaactgaccgcaacccccagTCCCAGTCCTCCTGTGCCACTGGAAGGAGGAGGTcaagaaaatcaggagtggagttgagccaggaagaagggagcggtggggggaaagtgttttaagatttagtttttatttctcattatcctactctgatttgattggcaataaattaaattaattttccccaaatcgagtctgttttgcctgtgacggtaattggtgagtgatctctccctgtccttatcttgactcacgagcctttcattatattttctctcgcctgtccagctgaggaagggagtGATACAGCaactttggtgggcacctggagtccagccagggtcaacccaccaccacACATACCTACTACTTCAAGCCccactttcttttctcccatttaccttgttttcagtttcctcCTACTGCACCCCATCTCTGGCCACACTTACCCCATCTGTTTCCTTCTCCGAGGACAGTGGACGCCTTAGCTGTGATGGAAGGAAAGACGCTGATGGTGACAGTGAAGacaaagcagacagacacagCCATGACCCAGAGCTAGGCAGATGAAAGAAAGAGGCTGGTACCAAACACAGGGCAAGAGACCAGTGCAAGGCTGGTCTCCTCTCCCCATGCCTCTCCTCTGTGCCCATCCCCTGATGtgaggggcagggcaggggttGCTGGCAACTCACAGACCTTCTTAAAAATAGCAATGACTGAGGGCTTCTCATCAGGGTTGTGGATAGGGATGATCTTTGAGTTATTCTGCTCCATCCCATTGGGCTCATCTGCAAGGAAAGACACAAGTAGGGCATAGCAAACCCCAGAAAGCTGAGATTGAATTTAGTCCTGCTGTCTCATTCTTCCTCTcagctcttcctctttttccttcctcttcctcctctcagcCCCTCACCTTTCTTAATCAGGTCTCTCTTGGTCTCCAGCTCTGCATTGTACACACGGTACTCTGTCTTGTCCTTCATGGAGTAGTATCGGAAGAAATCCTGCAGAGAGACAGCCATGGAGAACTCATTCATGCATGAGGAAAGAAGGCTACCAGGGGCTGCGTGGTAATAGCAGATATGGGCAATATGGGCAAATGCAATATGGGCAAAATATGTCTGATATTGATGCTTTCCTGCTCACCCAGGGACTCATTTCCACAGTACCCCAAGGGTACTGGAGTATCTGAGGTGGGAAATATCCCAGAGAGCTCCCTCGGGACATGGGAGAGCTTGCCCTGATCCAGGAGGTGGAGACTGGTAGGAGCCAAGGCTGGGGTGCTAGTGAGCCACAGTCCTTCTGCTGTGATGTGCAAAGgtcccatgtccccacaccCTTCCCCACCAGGACAACAAAGGCTCACCATGCGAGGCAGAAGGATGTAGGAGAAGATTGCCAGCATGATCGCCACACAGGCCGTGGTGAAGTAACCGATGAAGCTCTCAGGTTGCTGGGCGCCAACTGGGAGCACAGGAagggaggagatgggggggaaaaggaaggagatgaTGAGGGCTGAGAGAAGCGAGGCCCCACTGCCATCTCCCACCCTACAGCATGACCCCAGCAGATCCTGCTGACAGCAGTGCTCTGGGAAGGCCCTGTCACCTGCAAGGCAGGGATTACTCACTGGCAATACTGAAGATCATTGCCAAAGCGGCAAAGGTGCCTGCCAAGCCCTGCCCACTCATGACGGGAGCTGTGTagctggcaggcaggagccctgccaGCCCAAAGAGGCTGCTTTGGAGGATGGCGCCAAAGGCTGCGAACGGGAAAGATGAGCAGAAATGAGAAACCAAAGGCAACGATGGACTGCACCTCTGCGGGGAGCCAAGGCTCCTGCCCTGTGAGGCAAGGCAATTCCCCCTCCTCCTTGGCTCTCCCGCAGTGAGGTTCATGCTTTTCTCCCAGAGACATCAGCCCTAGTGATGGGGCTGtgcccctttccttccctccactgCCTCACTCACAGTTGATGAGGATGATGCTGATCATGGTAAACACGAAGAAGGGAAGAGGCTTCATGGCGACCTTCACCATAATCGCAGTAACTAAAAACACCAGCCCAATGGCCACCAGGCTGCCCAAGATGCGGATCTGCTGGGGAATCCTGTAAGAGAGGGTCTCAGTGAGGAAAACCCACCCCCCAAAAGCATGCGAGGCTGACGCCAAGCTCTGCCATGGGCATCCCAGCCAAACCACAGCACAGGAGACCAATGTTTTTGCCTTTGACTTGACTGAACAGGCTGCAGCTTCACccagtgctggggcaggaggacgGGCCAGGGCTGGGTGGCCCTATGGGGGCTAGTAGGGGCAAGGATGGGGCAAGGCTCACCGCTGATGGATGAAGGAGTTGAGGCAGGTGAAGATGAGGAGGGGCACCATGGCGCAGAGAGTCATGAAGTTATCAAACATGGACTGCAGGTAGGAGGGGGACAAGGCAGCCTCACTGGTCTGGTTCCAGAAGCTGCTCATCTCCTCCGGGTCTGCGAGGCGGCTGATGAAATACTGCGAGAGAAATGGCACGGTGGGGCCGAGGTGCTGCAAGACCTCCCCCCAGCACACTCAGGCCACCCTTGTCTCCCCTCCAACCCCATGCCCAGCCCTCCTGCCACCTCAGCGCCACTCATCCCACCCAGGTCACCCACGCTTCCACCTCCTGCGTGCAAATGAGGGGGCTctatgctgtgctgtgctgccacACCTACACCATGGTCCCTAGATGTGATAGGGGACGATTAGTgtcatgggcagcagcaggagggaagcCCTCACCTCCCTGGCGGTCATGAAGAAATTCCATGGCAGCAGCGTTCCCAGACCAAGGATGAAGAAGATCAGCCAGACAGCCTTGTACCTGTGGAGGGGACACAGCGGTTTGGAGCGGGAcactgggcagggcaggggacaggcatTGCTTCTGACTGTCCCCGTCTCCGCAGTGGAAGGcaccaggaggaggagggtggatGAAATTTAttgccctgtccctgccccacagcccctgctAGCCTGGGCTGCCAGGAGATGTGGCACTGCAGAGGGGCCATGGGAGGCCCTCCCTGGGAGGGTACGAAGGCAGGGGCAGGCTGGCTGCTCCTCAGcatgtggcagagctgggagggagTCACGCTCCCCAGGCGTGTCCCAGTGCCAGGGACTGTTTACAGCCTGTTTGCTGTGGAAAAGGTGACAGAGAGAGCATTTCAGGGAAGGGACAGCTCGGTAGCCCAGTGACCGTGCAGGAGAGGGAGTCCCCCAGATGCTGGGTCCCCCTGTCCTCCCTCACCTCCTGGTATCCTGGATGTGCCCCAACACCTACACCAGAGCCCGGCATTACCTATCTTGGGGCCCGTCTCTTGCTGTCATCTTGTGCGGCAAGAGTCAGCACAGGTCCCAGCAAGTCTTGTGGCTGCTCTCCGTCTGGAAAGCAAACAGAGGATTTTACAGAGGAGTGAGGGATGCAGGCCAGGCAGTGGCAGTGCTGATTTTAAgcccctggctgtgctgctgggcaaGTGCTCCACAGCACTGGGAGCCAAACAGAGCCGGCAACTGGTGAGAGCGCAGCGCAGCAGCTTTGGAAACCTGCAGCTCAGAGTCCTTAAGCTGAGGAGCTGTGACACACAACCTTATTCTGCTGGCTGGGGGACACCAGCCTTCCCTCCAAAAGGGAAACCACTTTCCTGAGACGCCCAGGCTGCTCGGTGCCAACTGCCCGCCTGCTCCGCAGCAGGTTCTTAAAGGATTTGTGAGCCTGCAGCTCTCTGCCCCCAATCCTGGGGCTGTGAGCAAAGCATATGCGCACatcccccctgccctccccacctccctccaaCACCCAGGCACGGCGGCACAAAAGACCCATTTAATTCAGCAGTCTCTCCAGCCAGGACCATGCAAACCCCCCATTTCCAATTCCCGCTTCCCTGGGGCTGTCACAGCCCTTTCCTGGGTCACCTTGGAAAGCCAAGGGCATCCCTGGCACTGCTGTTCCGTCCCCAGTGCCCACTgctctttttcccccccatcaCCACCTACCCAGCCCCTGCCACCGCCCTGGTGTTGCTCCCCCCGCAGACAGCCCCAGAGAAGCAGCCCAGGGAGCCCGGAGAAGGGACCTTCCCTCCCCAGTCCACCCCCCCTTCCTTGGGCAGAGCGGGATTAGCCACCCCGGAGAAGCCACAGGCCTGCCTTGTCCTTTTCCAGTCCGGGCTGCGCAGCATGGGGTGCTCCAGCACCTCTCCCAGGGCTTCATCTGCAGTGGGGCTCCCGGTGCTGAGCCCCTGGCCCCCCCGGGGCATGCCCCTGAGCTGCCAGCATTGCTGCCAGCTacagcatccctgcctgcaccctgccaggTAGGGCgtgggaggaggcaggcaggaagCAGCATGCTGGGATCTGTagtccctgccagccccggcGTGCATTAAAGGCAGCGGAGCCCATCCCTTGTCGCAGGTGCTCGCGTGGTTCTGGGCACAGCTCACCTCCTCCCCTGGTGTGGTCCTGCAGGCTGGGGAGCCTACAGCTATGACGGAGCCAAAACATAGCTGGCAGGATGTGGAGAGGGATTTGGGACGCCCGCTGGCTGCTTGGAAAAGCCAGAGCAGACTGACAGGTACGTCTGTGTGGGACCGAAAGCCCCAACCCGGCAGGCGCCAGCCCATGACACCGGAGCCATCTTCAGCGCTGCTCCCCTGCCTTCCCACGCAGGCAGCTCAGGGTGTGACAGCTCCTCCCTTGACCTTGTGAGCCACTCGGGCTTCCAGAGAAAACGTCCCAAAATCCCCTCCCGGCAGCCTGCCAGTGCTTCTGTGGGCAGGAAATGCCCCAAGCCCTGACCCAGGATTAGCAGGGGGATCTGCAAGTGCAACTGCCACCCCCTCACACACAGAAACCCCACCAGGGCCACTGCTTGTCCCCGAGCGAACAGATCTCTCCCCCAAACAGGTGGGAGaagcccagctcccccagcagGTCCCCAGCAAGCCCTCAACATGCTGCCTCTTGCTGAGCCAAGCCCCCAatccccctcccagccccccacAGAAGGTCACATTGGTGTCCCAAGAAACGAGGGCAGGGACCAACCCCACAGACATACCTGGGGATGACGGAGCCAGGGAAAGCCCCCTGTTCAGCGTATTTGAAGGCAGCACGGTCCCCCCACTTCCACACCCCCCTGCTCTTGGGGGTAAGTGTCAGGCCCTGGCTCAAGTCACGGGGGCTGGAGACATGTGGGTCTAGTGGCATCCGCAGAGGAGGACAAGAGGTGTCAAGTACCACGGCTGGCACACGGCCTGGGTCCCGCTGCCCAGGcacctgcctgcagcacccagggacgggaggaagggaagagtgTCGTGGAGCAAGTGGCAGGAAccaggggcagcagggaggaggtgggggggatcGGGGGGTGCCGGGGCAGGGCGCTGCGTGCTCTTCTGCCACGCTGCTTTCCCAGCCGCCTCCTGCTTCCGTCCAGAGAGCTCCCACATCCCTGCGTCAGGA
Proteins encoded in this region:
- the LOC104324659 gene encoding equilibrative nucleoside transporter 1 isoform X1; the encoded protein is MTARDGPQDRYKAVWLIFFILGLGTLLPWNFFMTAREYFISRLADPEEMSSFWNQTSEAALSPSYLQSMFDNFMTLCAMVPLLIFTCLNSFIHQRIPQQIRILGSLVAIGLVFLVTAIMVKVAMKPLPFFVFTMISIILINSFGAILQSSLFGLAGLLPASYTAPVMSGQGLAGTFAALAMIFSIAIGAQQPESFIGYFTTACVAIMLAIFSYILLPRMDFFRYYSMKDKTEYRVYNAELETKRDLIKKDEPNGMEQNNSKIIPIHNPDEKPSVIAIFKKLWVMAVSVCFVFTVTISVFPSITAKASTVLGEGNRWGLYFIPVSCFLLFNIFDWTGRSLTALFTWPGKDSCLLPVMVALRVIFIPLFMLCNVHPRDYLPVIFSHDAWFIIFMIFFSISNGYLASLCMCFGPKKVLAQEAETAGAIMAFFLSLGLALGAAVSFLFRILI